In the genome of Candida albicans SC5314 chromosome 6, complete sequence, the window TTGGTTTTACTAGCATGTTCAcctaataatttgatagCTGGTGGAGAAACAGTTAAATGGAACCCACCAATATAGTAAAATCCAgctttttcaacaatttcccAATTTTCTGGTTTTTGTAAATGATCAGGAGTGAAATGATTAGCAGCGGCCAAATCAGTGACTAATGATCTATCATGATTATGAATCAATGCAGCACATTTACCAGTAGCAATATCGTcttgaatttgatattttgtaGTTAAACCATACTCTTCATTAGCTTGATTTAATCTTTCAGCATAGATATCTTTTCCAACTGATCCAAAATAAACGACTGAATTTGGTGGTAAAATATATTGGGCACCTCTAGCAGTGTTTTGAGCAGCACCACCAGCAACCAAAACTAAATCATCACgtttaatcaattcttcGAAAATTGGCATATGTTTTGGATCAGCTAAGATGGCATCATTATCTTTTAAATcatatttttgtaaataatctttttcaactttgGCTTGTAAATCCAATAATGGGTTACCTAAGCAAACTAATTTATAAGATGACATAATTGATGTAGTAAAGTTACGTTTGAAGTAATGAGAAACaaaagttttcaatatttgttgttgttgaagtaGTAGTAAACGATTCATTTTTTAGTCTAGTTTAAATTGgttgaatgaaaattttttttgttggtttcTCAGAGTTCCATACAATACTGTGGAGTTGTCGTATAACTTGTCTTGGTAATGCGTGTGCGATTGGCCAGATTATGATTATTTTCTTAGATATCATTCAAGATCTGAATGTAGGCACGTGCATCACTTGATGGGAATTAATAAAACTATTAAGTACATATCTCACAACTGATAGTAATTCTAGTAAGTGGTAAAAGAAGTTGAAAGATAATTGAGGACTGGTAAAGAACCTCgataaatattatttgagCTCTTATATTCTGGTTGTTTTCGTTAGTCCAACTTTTTGCAACTGTTCTAGTCCCATAATGACAATAGATCTAGATATTTGATATTCAATGCCATGTTTTCagttattgaaaataaaaaacacCAAAAGAAGTATcattgaattaaaattaaatattcaatCTTCATTATGTTTTATAACTTCGTCACTCCACACTCAGATAAACGTGGGATAATCTCCCCAAATATATACAGAAAACTCGTAAATAGtaaaaaagtttaattCAAAGGGTTACCCCCAATCACTTGGGAGAATaccaagaaataaaaacGACTTTATCAACTTTACTACAACTAAGTTTTATAATCTATAAATAGTGTCTAGAACGACCCTcttcaaatgaaaataatacacTTTCTTACCCACGATAATATAAACCACAATTCACTATGGAGAGGCtgaataaatttattgacatcctttcaaattcaaaccCACACACCACCCCGTTAGATTTCCTGAGTTATAGATATATCAACACACCATTAGATCCATTACCAATTGACACTAAAACAGTTCAACCACCACAATTCATACCCACAATCAATGAAGCAATTGttcatttaaaattattaaaggCTTTCCAAGTCatgaaaaataaagtattaattgattatgaaacagatgaagaagaatattgTGAGAAACGTTGGCAAAGTTTTATAACTTTAGCTGTTAGAAGATTCATTATATTTGTTTCGGCAATACGTGTAAATGCTCCTGGTGGTCAACTGGGTCCTGGAACAGAATCAcaaatattcaataatgCTAACATAAAACAAGATTCTTTTGTAAAGTTTATGAATGATTTAATGCCACCATTAGATGTAATTATGGTATGgcattcatttttattgaatcCAAAAACTTTCTATGATACTTGTTTAAGAACTAATGTTTTGAGGTTTGCTAATTTCCCCTTACctttatataaattaaatcaattcattgataattatacttttgaatttaatgtTAACCCCACCCCACAggaaaattatttaaatttaattaaatcatttacTAATGATGAAAGAGATTATCAATATGACATCGCTACCAAATTTTCCttatataaacaaacaGTGAGATTTTATTGTCCTGGGTGTACAAAAGTGTTAACTGATTGGGTAAGAATAAGTgatgaaaatcaaatggGGTTAGCTGATAGAAATTTAAGTGTTAGAAAATTAAGATCACGATCATTCGTGGTGGAAGAATTACCCCCATCAAAATGTCCTTGTATTAACATTTCTATGATAACTCATGAATCACTTCGAATACTTCATTTGATTATTGAtgcaagaagaaaatatcCTTTACTCCCTGGGactttcaaatatttctcCCTGGTTATTTGTAATCCAAAATATTCAGCACGATCACCAACAACTCTTAGTGAAGACATTTGTCTAGCAGTACAGAAAAGTTATCTGGCAACAAAGGATTTAACAACTATAATAAATGATATCCCTAAAGAATATGCCAATGAAACTACTCGAAGAAGGGTCATTTTAAGAAATTATCTccaatttaattatattaGTGCTACGGTGGAAAATGGAATCGAAGTTGGGGAAGATTTGGTAGGATGTGTATTAAGGCAAGAAAGGTTTCTTGAAAAGATTAACAAAATGGATTGGTTACATTCTCCATTAATTCATGAAAGTTTACTGGAGTCATTAATACGTTATAAAAGATTCTTTTTGATGTTGACAGCTGACCGGTATAGATTGAACATATTGGTCCCTACTTTAGACATTGATTTATTGTGGCATACTCATCAATTGTCAATGTATGGATATTTCCGTGATTGTCGAACATCACCTTGTCATTATGTTATTGATcatgatgataaaattgatgagAATAGATTAGATGATGCGTTTGCACGTACTGCTAGACGATATCGACAATTATTCAAAGACAACTATTCTATTTGCTATTGCCAATATTGTACAAACTATCGAACCAAATACGCCAATAATGGGCTCCTAACCTTATTTCAgacgaaaaagaaattggaaaCTAAAGAAAATGCTATAAGAAACAATCCATTGTTTGACGGAGAGAAACAAGGTGGTGTGACTCACATTAGTGTTcacaattcaattcaaatgcCAACAAAGAAGGCCACAAAGAGACGTCAGAAAAACCCCGTGCCTTGGGAGAATAATAGGATAGATGGTGGTCATTATGTGGTTGTACCTGATGCTCCTATCACGACTGACCATTGTCAATTCTATGGCACAGGGTTATGTAACTCTGTGAATGCTCAATGTGTTAGTGATTCAGGTAAATGTTGTTCGTTTGCTAGTTGTACATCATTTGGAGGTTCAGCTTGTGTAACTGATAGTGGTCTGGCTTGTGGAGGAGATGGTGGAGACGGGggtggttgtggtggtgattAGTAAAATCCCATTGCATGTATCAGCAAGGTATGCTTTGTTTTTGCAAACACAATGTACGAGATCAATTTTAGACAGCCAGACCGAATTTCCAAGTAGATATTGAGGGATATGGAAAACAGGAATCAGAAGCATTAGCAATCAGTCCAGAATATAAGTTCTATCTGAAAAGTACATTCTCGACCGGTTTGATGTATACTCTGGTTGTTCTTTGAATACCACCAggctctttttttttgcagcACGAACAACCTacaaattttgtttctgTTAAGCCGACCAAGAAATTTGAGAGAACAACAcgaatttcatttttctcTCGCACGAcaatttctcttttttttttccccttTTTCCGTGCTGTCAATTTCGTTTAACCAACCCTTAGATGCTTTTTTTGGACCCTTAATAAGGCTACCGCACATAAAAAAAGGTCAGAATAGAATAACGCTGATCACTATTGACTGTAATGTATCATATGTAAATCTGTTTCATTCACGTGATTATAATTgagaaatagaaatagttggtagtagtagttgaCAAGGCGTAATTGGGGTGGACACagaatcaattctttaataTACGGAATGTAAGTCACTGTAATTGTGTTGGAACGcgtcaaagaaaaaaagaaatctaatttttcaaactaaaattccatttttcaattttctcaAACCCAAAGCTTCAACCtccaaccaaccaacatATAGATAAGttgaaacaaattcaactttaaaaaattatatgaaacaataataataaagtgGAGAgagaaataaaaagaaagcagGTATTAACGTGTATATCCTTGAAGCCACATTtaaagtttaaaaaaaggagTAGAAATCAGTAACAATTCATAATAGAAATGGTTATTTGTAGTTtgtcgtcgtcgtcgtcgtcgtctAAATTCTCTTTCCCAAATTgaacacaacaacaacaacaaccaactGCTTGTGTGGTGATAGAGAGAAAATTTTATTGTACTGTTTAAGGAAGAAATCTCTAACCAATATGCAGGATTTACTAAGATTTTAATTGTATGTGAGTGTAGAGTTGGCAACACAAATTAAAGATTTGACCAGATTCACACGACTCTGAGATTTTTGGTGAAAACttctaataatattttatatgAGAGAGAGTTGTCTACTTGTTACTTATAAActcaaaacaaacaaacgaACTAATTTgttaatcaaaatttttctttcatatTATTTTCCTTTCTACTTCTATTTTCTGTTCCATTTATCTCTTTTTcccttttccttttcttctttcttctttcctccttctcttcttcttcttcttcttttataATAGATTTGGTTTCATTTGGTTTCATTtagaattcaatttcaatatcaataattctttgctttgttgttgttgtatatTGTTCTTCCCCCAAAACATTAGTTTTTTAAGGAAAAATATCaccaattcaaaaaatataacCAATCTTAGATTTATAAGTA includes:
- the ADO1 gene encoding adenosine kinase (Adenosine kinase; heterozygous null mutant is resistant to cordycepin in C. albicans fitness test; ketoconazole-induced; protein level decrease in stationary phase cultures; sumoylation target; Spider biofilm repressed); amino-acid sequence: MSSYKLVCLGNPLLDLQAKVEKDYLQKYDLKDNDAILADPKHMPIFEELIKRDDLVLVAGGAAQNTARGAQYILPPNSVVYFGSVGKDIYAERLNQANEEYGLTTKYQIQDDIATGKCAALIHNHDRSLVTDLAAANHFTPDHLQKPENWEIVEKAGFYYIGGFHLTVSPPAIKLLGEHASKTNKPLVLNFSAPFIAQFFKQQLDEVLPYVDYVIANESEAAAYAESHDLKTTDVVEIAKEVAKLPKENKQIPRTVIFTQGLEPTITVTYDATKDSFDVQQYPVKELAKEKVVDTNGAGDAFAAGFVASLVEGKDLPQSVDVGQWAAALSIQEVGPSFPFPKQTYSN
- a CDS encoding uncharacterized protein (Ortholog of C. dubliniensis CD36 : Cd36_63980, Candida tenuis NRRL Y-1498 : CANTEDRAFT_115187, Candida tropicalis MYA-3404 : CTRG_02719 and Candida albicans WO-1 : CAWG_05060), coding for MERSNKFIDILSNSNPHTTPLDFSSYRYINTPLDPLPIDTKTVQPPQFIPTINEAIVHLKLLKAFQVMKNKVLIDYETDEEEYCEKRWQSFITLAVRRFIIFVSAIRVNAPGGQSGPGTESQIFNNANIKQDSFVKFMNDLMPPLDVIMVWHSFLLNPKTFYDTCLRTNVLRFANFPLPLYKLNQFIDNYTFEFNVNPTPQENYLNLIKSFTNDERDYQYDIATKFSLYKQTVRFYCPGCTKVLTDWVRISDENQMGLADRNLSVRKLRSRSFVVEELPPSKCPCINISMITHESLRILHLIIDARRKYPLLPGTFKYFSSVICNPKYSARSPTTLSEDICLAVQKSYSATKDLTTIINDIPKEYANETTRRRVILRNYLQFNYISATVENGIEVGEDLVGCVLRQERFLEKINKMDWLHSPLIHESLSESLIRYKRFFLMLTADRYRLNILVPTLDIDLLWHTHQLSMYGYFRDCRTSPCHYVIDHDDKIDENRLDDAFARTARRYRQLFKDNYSICYCQYCTNYRTKYANNGLLTLFQTKKKLETKENAIRNNPLFDGEKQGGVTHISVHNSIQMPTKKATKRRQKNPVPWENNRIDGGHYVVVPDAPITTDHCQFYGTGLCNSVNAQCVSDSGKCCSFASCTSFGGSACVTDSGSACGGDGGDGGGCGGD